Proteins encoded by one window of Flagellimonas lutaonensis:
- a CDS encoding DNA cytosine methyltransferase produces MGKKLTFGSVCSGIEASQLAFSPFGFKQLWSSEIAEFPSKVLEHHFPDIPNVGDMINIPKLILNKEIEAPDLFCGGTPCQAFSLAGWKNGLADERGQLTMTFIEIANAIDKVRLENDKEKSIILWENVEGVLNDKTNAFGNFIAGLAGYEEEIKVSKWSKAGYLEGKERNVAWRVIDAKYYGLPHQRKRLYVLAGGKDFKPDQVLFEFDNKDIVKELKLKAKSITQTTPTLFAQEVEEETTEKVFSKQGVKFEVFREYTDCLYAAYGTKWNGNAAAYNGSLYVSENDRIRRFTPLECERLMGFPDNYTKVNGNSHTNRFQAIGNSWAVPVVKWIGYQISEYLYNKSTQKFIEWQKSIQTKKNKQNAPLYLLNGVNQISQTVFLNSSNVPNKPEYGDLKDIVEPNHALEKFYLSAKACAGILRRKRERNMKMNSELELLMEKISRGKTETTENEKSQHVTLCISNSG; encoded by the coding sequence ATGGGTAAAAAATTAACATTTGGTAGCGTTTGTTCAGGTATTGAGGCATCTCAATTGGCTTTTAGTCCTTTCGGATTTAAGCAATTATGGAGTTCAGAAATTGCTGAATTCCCCTCAAAAGTCCTCGAACATCATTTTCCTGACATACCAAATGTTGGTGATATGATTAATATACCTAAATTAATCCTCAATAAAGAAATAGAAGCACCTGACTTGTTTTGTGGTGGAACACCCTGCCAAGCATTCTCTTTGGCAGGTTGGAAAAACGGTCTTGCAGATGAAAGAGGTCAATTAACCATGACATTTATCGAAATAGCGAACGCAATTGACAAAGTCAGATTAGAAAATGACAAAGAAAAAAGCATTATACTATGGGAAAATGTAGAAGGAGTTTTAAATGATAAAACAAATGCTTTTGGAAATTTTATTGCAGGTTTAGCGGGTTACGAAGAAGAAATCAAAGTTTCAAAATGGTCAAAAGCAGGATATTTAGAAGGCAAAGAAAGAAATGTTGCTTGGCGTGTTATTGATGCTAAATATTATGGTCTACCACATCAAAGAAAAAGATTATATGTTCTTGCAGGTGGTAAGGATTTCAAACCAGACCAAGTACTATTTGAGTTCGACAATAAAGACATAGTAAAAGAACTAAAGCTAAAAGCTAAAAGTATAACTCAAACGACACCAACACTATTTGCCCAAGAAGTGGAAGAGGAAACAACAGAAAAAGTCTTTAGCAAACAGGGTGTAAAATTTGAAGTTTTTCGAGAATATACAGATTGTTTGTATGCAGCTTATGGAACAAAATGGAATGGTAACGCAGCTGCGTACAATGGCTCATTATACGTTTCAGAAAATGACCGAATTAGACGATTTACACCATTGGAGTGTGAGCGTTTAATGGGTTTTCCTGACAATTACACCAAAGTAAACGGTAATAGTCATACGAACAGATTTCAAGCTATTGGAAATTCATGGGCTGTTCCTGTTGTCAAATGGATTGGTTATCAGATTAGCGAATATTTGTACAATAAGTCAACCCAAAAATTTATTGAATGGCAAAAGTCTATCCAAACCAAAAAGAATAAACAGAATGCACCATTGTATTTATTAAATGGAGTCAATCAAATCAGCCAAACTGTATTTTTAAATTCTTCCAATGTTCCAAACAAACCGGAATATGGAGATTTAAAAGACATTGTGGAACCTAACCATGCATTGGAAAAGTTTTATTTAAGTGCCAAAGCATGTGCAGGAATTTTAAGAAGAAAAAGAGAACGGAATATGAAAATGAATTCGGAATTGGAATTACTAATGGAAAAGATTAGTAGGGGAAAAACCGAAACGACAGAAAATGAAAAAAGCCAGCATGTAACATTGTGTATAAGTAATAGCGGTTAA
- a CDS encoding IS3 family transposase (programmed frameshift): MKKSRFTEAQIVSMLHQYDSGMKVTDICRDKGITTATFYSWKRKYGGMDAQQLKELKSLQEENRRLKAMYADLSLDHRILKDIIEKKPLRPCGRRELAEGIVKEEGLSISRACTIVCLCRSMWYYRSRRDDTQVIDKLTELAEAKPNRGFDWLYNRMRKQGHKWNRKRVLRVYRFLGMQLRRKTKKRLPKRIKEPLEVPDAPREVWSADFMSDSLITGRNFRVFNLMDDFNREALCMKGNFSMPGIRVVEYLREAIEIHGKPLAIRVDNGPEFLSRVFVNYCEVEDIEIKYIQPGKPSQNGFIERFNRTYREDVLDAHLFRDIEEVNMETERFREEYNRFHPHKSLGRSSPKEFLEVFQRGMPL, translated from the exons ATGAAGAAAAGCAGATTCACGGAAGCACAGATTGTGTCCATGCTCCACCAGTACGATTCGGGAATGAAGGTCACCGACATCTGTCGTGACAAGGGTATCACCACGGCCACCTTTTACAGTTGGAAGCGCAAGTACGGTGGTATGGACGCCCAACAGCTCAAGGAGCTCAAGTCTTTGCAGGAAGAAAACAGGAGACTCAAGGCGATGTACGCAGACCTGAGCCTTGACCATAGGATTTTAAAGGACATCATCGAAAAAAAGC CTTTGAGGCCTTGCGGGCGCAGGGAACTGGCGGAAGGCATCGTAAAGGAAGAGGGGCTGAGCATTTCACGTGCTTGTACGATAGTATGCCTTTGCCGTTCGATGTGGTACTATCGGAGCCGTCGTGACGATACGCAGGTCATCGACAAGTTGACGGAACTTGCAGAGGCCAAGCCGAACCGGGGCTTCGACTGGCTCTATAACCGCATGCGCAAGCAAGGCCATAAATGGAACCGTAAACGTGTACTGAGGGTCTACCGGTTCTTGGGCATGCAACTAAGGAGAAAGACCAAGAAGCGATTGCCCAAGCGGATAAAGGAGCCGCTGGAGGTACCCGATGCCCCAAGGGAGGTATGGAGCGCGGACTTCATGTCCGACAGCCTGATAACGGGAAGGAACTTCAGGGTGTTCAACCTGATGGACGATTTCAACCGTGAGGCACTTTGTATGAAAGGAAACTTCTCCATGCCCGGAATAAGGGTGGTGGAGTACCTAAGGGAGGCCATAGAGATCCATGGCAAGCCCTTGGCCATAAGAGTGGACAACGGCCCCGAATTCCTATCCAGAGTCTTTGTCAACTATTGCGAAGTGGAGGATATCGAGATAAAATACATACAACCGGGCAAGCCGAGCCAGAACGGTTTTATCGAAAGGTTCAACCGGACATATCGCGAAGATGTACTCGATGCCCATTTGTTCAGGGACATCGAGGAAGTAAATATGGAAACGGAACGCTTCAGGGAGGAATACAATCGGTTCCATCCCCATAAGTCTCTGGGAAGAAGCAGCCCGAAAGAATTTTTAGAGGTTTTTCAAAGGGGCATGCCCCTTTGA